The Streptomyces seoulensis genome contains a region encoding:
- a CDS encoding acyl-CoA dehydrogenase family protein has product MDLGLSEEQAAVRQLARDFVEREIAPYVTAWDRAEEVDRGIVKKLGEVGFLGLTIGEEYGGSGGDHLAYCLVTEELGRGDSSVRGIVSVSLGLVAKSIAAWGSEEQKRRWLPGLTSGELIGCFGLTEPGTGSDAGNLTTRAVRDGDDYVLSGTKMFITNGTWADVVLLFARSTDAPGHKGVSAFLVPTDTPGLTRRAIHGKLGLRGQATAELVLEDVRVPASAMVGAEGKGFSVAMSALAKGRMSVAAGCVGIAQAALDAAVRYAGEREQFGTSIARHQLVQELISDIAVDVDAARLLTWRVADLVDRGEPFATESSKAKLFASEAAVRAASNALQVFGGYGYIDEYPVGKLLRDARVMTLYEGTSQIQKLLIGRALTGVSAF; this is encoded by the coding sequence GTGGACCTGGGCTTGAGCGAGGAGCAGGCGGCCGTACGGCAGTTGGCCCGTGACTTCGTGGAGCGCGAGATCGCCCCGTACGTGACGGCCTGGGACCGTGCCGAGGAGGTCGACCGGGGCATCGTGAAGAAGCTCGGCGAGGTCGGCTTCCTGGGGCTGACCATCGGCGAGGAGTACGGCGGCTCCGGCGGCGACCATCTCGCGTACTGCCTGGTCACCGAGGAGCTGGGACGCGGGGACTCCTCGGTGCGCGGGATCGTCTCCGTCTCCCTCGGTCTGGTCGCCAAGTCGATAGCGGCGTGGGGGAGCGAGGAGCAGAAGCGGCGGTGGCTGCCTGGGCTGACCTCCGGCGAGCTGATCGGCTGCTTCGGCCTCACCGAGCCCGGCACCGGCTCCGACGCGGGCAACCTCACCACGCGGGCCGTACGCGACGGCGACGACTACGTGCTCAGCGGCACCAAGATGTTCATCACCAACGGCACCTGGGCCGACGTCGTCCTGCTCTTCGCCCGCTCCACCGACGCCCCCGGCCACAAGGGCGTCTCCGCCTTCCTGGTCCCCACCGACACGCCCGGCCTCACCCGCCGCGCCATCCACGGCAAACTCGGCCTGCGCGGCCAGGCCACCGCCGAACTGGTCCTGGAAGACGTGCGGGTGCCCGCCTCCGCCATGGTCGGCGCGGAGGGCAAGGGCTTCTCCGTCGCCATGTCCGCGCTCGCCAAGGGCCGGATGTCGGTCGCCGCGGGCTGCGTCGGCATAGCCCAGGCCGCCCTGGACGCGGCCGTCCGGTACGCGGGCGAGCGCGAGCAGTTCGGCACCTCCATCGCCCGGCACCAGCTCGTCCAGGAGCTGATCAGCGACATCGCCGTGGACGTGGACGCCGCCCGGCTGCTCACCTGGCGGGTCGCCGACCTGGTCGACCGGGGCGAGCCGTTCGCCACCGAGTCCTCCAAGGCCAAGCTGTTCGCCTCCGAGGCCGCCGTGCGCGCGGCCTCCAACGCCCTTCAGGTGTTCGGCGGTTACGGCTACATCGACGAGTACCCGGTCGGCAAGCTCCTGCGCGACGCCCGCGTGATGACCCTGTACGAGGGCACCAGCCAGATCCAGAAGCTGCTCATCGGCCGGGCGCTCACAGGTGTTTCAGCTTTCTGA
- a CDS encoding YiaA/YiaB family inner membrane protein, producing MSDTPVKQQSTAAFYGQAVASFAVAMTATAIGIYRLDANAWVRGFLAIAVLYLVTSAFTLAKVIRDRQEAGEIVSRVDQARMEELLTAHDPYRKTPGPQQSH from the coding sequence ATGAGCGACACACCCGTCAAGCAGCAGAGCACGGCCGCCTTCTACGGTCAGGCCGTCGCCTCCTTCGCCGTCGCCATGACGGCCACCGCGATCGGCATCTACCGGCTGGACGCCAACGCCTGGGTGCGCGGCTTCCTCGCCATCGCCGTCCTCTACCTCGTCACCTCCGCCTTCACCCTCGCCAAGGTGATCCGCGACAGACAGGAGGCCGGGGAGATCGTCAGCAGAGTCGACCAGGCCCGCATGGAGGAACTCCTCACGGCCCACGACCCGTACCGCAAGACCCCAGGTCCGCAGCAGTCTCACTAA
- a CDS encoding TetR/AcrR family transcriptional regulator: MSAAEEMVDGEAEPWAEVTPDAARRLLVAAVEAFAERGYHATTTRDIAGRAGMSPAALYIHYKTKEELLHRISRIGHDKALDILRTAARGEGTAAERLADGVSSFVRWHAGRRTTARVVQYELDALGPDARAEIVALRRQVDAEVRGIIEDGVAAGEFDVPDVQGTTLAILSLCIDVARWFNVDGPRTPDQVGDLYAGLVLRMVGAH, from the coding sequence ATGAGTGCGGCGGAGGAGATGGTCGACGGCGAGGCCGAGCCGTGGGCGGAGGTCACCCCTGACGCGGCCCGGCGGCTTCTCGTCGCCGCCGTGGAAGCCTTCGCCGAGCGCGGGTATCACGCCACCACCACCCGCGACATCGCGGGCCGCGCCGGGATGAGCCCCGCCGCGCTCTACATCCACTACAAGACCAAGGAAGAGCTGCTCCACCGGATCAGCCGCATCGGCCACGACAAGGCGCTCGACATCCTGCGCACCGCCGCGCGCGGCGAGGGCACGGCGGCCGAGCGGCTCGCGGACGGTGTCAGCTCCTTCGTCCGCTGGCACGCCGGCCGCCGCACCACCGCGCGGGTCGTGCAGTACGAGCTGGACGCGCTCGGCCCCGACGCCCGCGCCGAGATCGTCGCGCTGCGCCGCCAGGTGGACGCCGAGGTGCGCGGGATCATCGAGGACGGGGTCGCCGCCGGCGAGTTCGATGTGCCCGACGTGCAGGGCACCACCCTCGCCATCCTGTCGCTCTGCATCGACGTGGCCCGCTGGTTCAACGTGGACGGCCCGCGCACCCCCGACCAGGTCGGCGACCTCTACGCCGGTCTCGTGCTGCGGATGGTCGGGGCCCACTGA
- a CDS encoding MaoC family dehydratase yields the protein MAEPRTFTSPDELKAAVGEQLGHTDWLEVDQKRIDLFAEATGDHQWIHVDPEKAAAGPFGTTIAHGYLTLSLLPLFGPQLIAVEGVRMGVNYGTNKVRFPAPVPVGSRLRATAVITNVEDVPGGVQVSVAFTVEREGGDKPVCVAESVSRYYF from the coding sequence ATGGCAGAACCGAGGACCTTCACCTCCCCCGACGAGCTGAAGGCCGCCGTGGGCGAGCAGCTCGGCCACACCGACTGGCTGGAGGTCGACCAGAAGCGGATCGACCTGTTCGCGGAGGCCACCGGCGACCACCAGTGGATCCACGTCGACCCGGAGAAGGCCGCGGCGGGCCCGTTCGGCACCACCATCGCCCACGGCTACCTGACCCTGTCCCTGCTCCCCCTCTTCGGGCCGCAGCTCATCGCGGTCGAGGGCGTGCGGATGGGCGTCAACTACGGCACGAACAAGGTCCGTTTCCCCGCTCCCGTGCCGGTCGGCTCCCGGCTGCGCGCCACCGCGGTGATCACGAACGTGGAGGACGTGCCCGGCGGCGTCCAGGTGTCGGTCGCCTTCACCGTGGAGCGCGAGGGCGGCGACAAGCCGGTGTGCGTGGCGGAGTCGGTGTCCCGGTACTACTTCTGA